From a region of the Neobacillus niacini genome:
- a CDS encoding alpha/beta hydrolase: MPSISSYFLKKGIKAGAKKLKLEEKEVGESRQVIDSFARKFSKLPKDCKVERIEIEGIYAEWISNNQTSEGKVILYLHGGGYLYCSADTHRTLAARIMIDSGVKVLLPEYRLAPEHPFPAAIEDTLTVYRWLLKQGYNSSNIIFAGDSAGGGLSLAATHVLRDQYDPLPAALVCLSPWVDLTSSGKSYKENSEKDPYLRSDLVRKTAQQYAGGESLDNHLISPVFADLSGFPPMFIQTGSIEILLSDAQMLADKARQTGVKVHFKVWKGMWHVWQISAGLPEANKAVKEIGHFVKKTFSVSR; this comes from the coding sequence TTGCCAAGTATTAGTAGTTATTTTTTAAAAAAAGGGATTAAAGCAGGTGCAAAAAAACTGAAATTGGAAGAAAAGGAAGTGGGTGAAAGTAGGCAGGTCATTGATTCATTTGCTCGGAAATTCTCAAAGCTGCCGAAGGACTGTAAGGTTGAACGGATTGAGATTGAAGGAATTTACGCTGAATGGATTTCTAACAATCAGACTTCAGAAGGAAAGGTGATTCTATATTTACACGGAGGAGGTTATCTTTATTGTTCTGCGGATACCCATCGAACGTTGGCTGCGCGAATCATGATTGATTCAGGTGTAAAAGTCCTCCTGCCGGAATATCGACTTGCGCCTGAACACCCATTTCCTGCAGCGATTGAAGATACACTTACTGTCTATCGATGGCTTCTTAAGCAGGGTTATAACTCTTCGAATATCATCTTTGCCGGTGATTCAGCAGGAGGAGGCTTATCGTTGGCAGCCACTCATGTGCTTAGAGACCAATATGATCCGCTTCCGGCAGCGTTAGTATGTTTGTCCCCTTGGGTTGATTTAACAAGCTCTGGTAAAAGTTACAAGGAAAACAGTGAAAAAGATCCGTATTTGAGGTCGGATCTTGTTCGAAAAACAGCTCAGCAATATGCAGGGGGAGAGTCTCTTGACAATCACCTAATTTCTCCTGTTTTTGCAGACCTTAGTGGATTTCCGCCAATGTTTATCCAGACGGGTAGTATTGAAATTTTGTTAAGTGACGCCCAAATGCTAGCGGATAAAGCGCGTCAGACAGGGGTGAAGGTTCATTTCAAAGTCTGGAAGGGTATGTGGCATGTATGGCAAATCAGCGCAGGATTACCTGAAGCGAACAAGGCTGTGAAAGAAATCGGTCACTTTGTAAAGAAAACATTTAGCGTAAGCAGATGA
- a CDS encoding DUF817 domain-containing protein, producing MRAFKQLVRFGWEQALSCVFPVVIFASLAFTKIMPLPFLPRYDWLLIICLLMQWWMVRSGLETLDELKVITLFHIIGLVLELFKTHMGSWSYPEEGYFKIFGVPLYSGFMYASVASYLCQAWRRMKVELVKWPPFLLVVPLAAAIYLNFFTHHYWIDIRWYLSALVMIVFWQAWVTYEIGGTRYRMPLALAFVLIGFFIWIAENIATFFGAWEYPNQTEAWSLVHLGKVSSWLLLVIVSFLIVATLKQVKEKNH from the coding sequence ATGAGAGCATTTAAACAACTGGTTCGTTTTGGTTGGGAGCAGGCCCTATCTTGTGTGTTTCCTGTCGTTATTTTTGCCTCATTGGCTTTTACTAAAATTATGCCGCTTCCCTTTCTGCCTCGATATGATTGGCTGCTCATCATCTGCCTTCTAATGCAGTGGTGGATGGTGCGTTCTGGGCTTGAAACTCTTGATGAACTGAAGGTTATTACCTTGTTCCACATTATTGGACTTGTACTGGAACTTTTCAAGACACACATGGGCTCCTGGTCTTATCCAGAGGAAGGGTATTTCAAAATTTTCGGAGTACCTTTGTATAGCGGGTTCATGTATGCAAGTGTCGCGAGTTATCTTTGTCAGGCGTGGAGGAGGATGAAGGTAGAACTGGTTAAATGGCCACCGTTTTTGTTGGTTGTACCTCTTGCAGCTGCGATTTATTTGAATTTTTTCACTCACCATTATTGGATTGACATTCGTTGGTATTTATCAGCTCTTGTCATGATTGTCTTTTGGCAAGCATGGGTCACATACGAGATTGGTGGAACTCGATACCGTATGCCACTGGCACTTGCATTTGTGCTGATTGGATTTTTTATCTGGATAGCTGAAAATATTGCAACGTTCTTTGGGGCTTGGGAATATCCAAACCAAACCGAAGCATGGAGTCTCGTTCATCTTGGAAAGGTGAGTTCATGGCTTTTATTAGTGATTGTTAGCTTTCTTATCGTTGCGACGTTAAAGCAGGTTAAGGAAAAAAATCATTGA
- a CDS encoding NAD(P)-dependent oxidoreductase produces the protein MKIAIVGASGKAGSLILREAVSRGHNVTAIVRNASKLQDKNTDVIEKDVFDLTADDLTAFDVVINAFGAPLGEEQAHVDAGHALIEALKGTKTRLLVVGGAGSLFVDENKTVRLIDTPEFPDFVKPTANGQGRNLQELQNTNDLIWTFISPSAVFDAEGKRTGSYQSGKDNLLVNSKGESYISYGDFAIAVVDEVENPKHLNERFTVVGEKE, from the coding sequence ATGAAAATAGCAATTGTTGGAGCAAGTGGAAAAGCAGGAAGTCTGATATTGAGAGAAGCAGTAAGCAGAGGGCATAACGTCACAGCAATCGTAAGAAATGCTTCAAAACTTCAAGATAAAAATACAGACGTCATCGAGAAAGATGTATTCGATTTGACAGCTGATGATTTAACAGCGTTTGATGTGGTTATAAATGCCTTTGGAGCACCGCTTGGTGAGGAACAAGCTCATGTGGATGCGGGTCATGCGTTAATCGAGGCGTTAAAAGGAACAAAAACAAGATTATTAGTTGTTGGAGGAGCTGGAAGTCTTTTTGTCGACGAGAACAAAACAGTAAGATTGATTGATACTCCTGAATTTCCGGATTTCGTTAAACCAACAGCTAACGGTCAAGGAAGGAACCTGCAAGAATTACAAAATACAAATGATTTAATATGGACATTTATTAGTCCTTCGGCTGTATTTGATGCGGAAGGAAAAAGAACAGGTTCTTATCAGTCAGGGAAGGATAACCTTCTTGTTAATTCCAAAGGGGAAAGTTATATCAGCTATGGTGATTTTGCCATTGCGGTAGTAGATGAAGTTGAAAATCCAAAGCACCTTAATGAAAGATTTACAGTTGTCGGTGAGAAAGAATAA
- a CDS encoding LLM class flavin-dependent oxidoreductase, producing the protein MSTTNHNGIEIGIYTLADIGPDPLTSKTITPKQRMNEMIQAAKLADDAGLDVYGVGEHHRLDYASSSPAVVLAAITQATNRIKLTSTTSVLSTLDPVRLFADFATLDLLSDGRAEILAGRGAFIESFPLFGYSTNDYDELFTEHMELLLQLNRNERVSWSGNFRSPLRNAEISPRPIQEEIPIWIGVGGTSESAVRAGKFGVGMALAILGEDPLRFKPLVDLYRKAGMEAGHSSESLKVGVTGHAYISETTQQAKDEFFPYYSNYWSYVNLQRGMGSRMSRADFEHMASPNTALFVGSPQQIVEKVLHQHELFGHKRFLAQVDIGGLPYHKVAKNIELLATEVAPVIKKATSQINH; encoded by the coding sequence GTGTCTACTACTAATCATAACGGCATTGAAATAGGAATCTATACACTTGCAGATATTGGTCCGGATCCCTTGACGAGTAAAACAATAACACCCAAGCAAAGAATGAATGAAATGATTCAAGCAGCAAAGCTTGCAGATGATGCTGGTCTAGACGTTTATGGGGTAGGAGAACATCATCGTTTGGATTATGCTTCTTCTTCTCCTGCAGTTGTTTTAGCTGCTATTACACAAGCAACAAATCGGATTAAACTAACCAGTACGACAAGTGTGTTAAGTACACTTGACCCAGTACGCTTATTTGCGGATTTTGCTACATTGGATTTACTTTCAGATGGCCGTGCAGAAATCTTGGCTGGCCGAGGAGCATTTATCGAATCATTTCCGCTATTTGGATACAGTACGAACGACTATGATGAGCTTTTTACTGAACATATGGAATTGCTCTTACAGCTAAATAGAAATGAAAGAGTCAGTTGGTCAGGTAATTTTCGTTCTCCGTTAAGAAATGCAGAAATTTCACCGCGACCTATACAAGAGGAAATACCGATTTGGATTGGTGTTGGCGGGACGTCTGAGAGTGCCGTCCGTGCTGGGAAATTTGGCGTTGGAATGGCGCTGGCCATTTTAGGTGAAGATCCATTGCGTTTCAAGCCGCTGGTAGATCTTTATCGGAAGGCGGGAATGGAAGCAGGTCATTCATCTGAATCTTTAAAAGTGGGTGTAACAGGTCATGCCTACATTTCTGAAACGACTCAGCAAGCCAAAGACGAGTTCTTCCCTTACTATTCAAATTATTGGTCCTATGTGAATCTCCAAAGAGGGATGGGCTCAAGGATGTCAAGGGCAGACTTTGAGCATATGGCAAGTCCTAATACCGCTTTGTTCGTAGGAAGTCCGCAGCAAATTGTGGAGAAGGTTCTTCATCAGCATGAGCTTTTTGGTCATAAACGTTTTCTAGCTCAAGTGGATATAGGCGGGTTACCTTATCATAAAGTAGCGAAAAACATCGAACTATTAGCAACTGAGGTTGCTCCAGTAATAAAAAAGGCAACGAGTCAAATAAATCATTAA
- a CDS encoding flavin-dependent oxidoreductase, whose product MSKVKSAIIVGGGIGGLTTALRLQRVGVSVRVFESVENITALGVGINLLPHAVKVLTELGLADELSKTGLPTAELIYVNKFGKNIWQEPRGVDAGYQWPQYSIHRGRLQMLLLNAVKKQVGENAVYTGHHLKSFQMMGGKVTAQFENRKTGEKLGSYSADILIAADGIHSTVRKFYYPDEGLPKFSGRILWRGMTESAPFLTGKSMIMAGYQDQKFVAYPVCPDSAAKGRSLVNWIAEVSVQDEMPSRADWNKKIDKEKFAPAFSSWDFGWLNVPKLIAETETVFEFPMVDRDPLPQWSFDRVTLLGDAAHPMYPIGSNGASQAILDADALGQAILGQPDAEMALIAYEEARLEATSKIVFANRKNGPEEVMQIVEERAPNGFVNLHDVIAQRELEEIANKYKQIAGFDKDILNRKVGVL is encoded by the coding sequence TTGTCTAAAGTTAAAAGTGCAATCATTGTTGGAGGCGGCATTGGAGGACTCACGACTGCTCTCAGGCTTCAACGCGTTGGCGTGTCAGTGCGAGTCTTTGAAAGTGTGGAAAATATTACTGCTCTCGGAGTAGGGATTAATCTTCTGCCTCATGCCGTTAAAGTTTTGACGGAATTGGGTTTGGCAGATGAACTCAGTAAAACAGGTTTACCTACAGCAGAGCTCATCTATGTAAATAAATTCGGAAAGAATATCTGGCAGGAACCGAGGGGAGTAGACGCAGGATACCAGTGGCCTCAATACTCGATACATAGAGGACGTCTGCAAATGCTATTGCTAAATGCGGTTAAAAAACAGGTGGGAGAAAATGCTGTATATACTGGGCATCATTTAAAATCTTTTCAAATGATGGGAGGCAAAGTAACAGCTCAGTTTGAAAATCGAAAAACAGGGGAAAAGTTAGGTTCATATAGCGCAGATATTTTGATTGCCGCCGATGGCATCCATTCAACTGTAAGGAAATTCTACTATCCAGATGAAGGATTACCGAAGTTCAGCGGCAGGATTTTATGGCGTGGTATGACCGAGTCTGCTCCATTTTTAACAGGTAAATCCATGATTATGGCAGGTTACCAAGACCAAAAATTTGTTGCTTACCCGGTGTGTCCTGACAGTGCTGCAAAAGGGCGTTCGCTTGTTAATTGGATTGCAGAAGTGTCAGTGCAGGATGAAATGCCGTCACGCGCGGACTGGAACAAGAAAATCGACAAAGAGAAATTTGCTCCCGCTTTTTCATCCTGGGATTTTGGCTGGCTGAATGTGCCTAAATTAATTGCGGAGACCGAAACTGTTTTTGAATTCCCGATGGTCGACCGTGATCCTCTGCCTCAATGGTCGTTTGACCGGGTAACATTACTAGGAGATGCAGCCCACCCGATGTATCCAATTGGATCAAATGGTGCTTCGCAGGCAATTCTCGATGCAGATGCTTTAGGACAAGCCATCCTGGGGCAGCCGGATGCCGAAATGGCATTGATAGCTTATGAAGAAGCGAGATTAGAAGCGACATCTAAGATTGTTTTTGCAAATCGAAAAAATGGGCCAGAAGAGGTTATGCAAATTGTAGAAGAACGTGCTCCGAATGGTTTCGTAAATCTACACGATGTTATTGCCCAGCGTGAATTAGAAGAAATAGCGAATAAGTACAAGCAAATTGCTGGTTTTGACAAAGATATTCTAAACCGAAAAGTTGGAGTTCTATAA
- a CDS encoding VOC family protein, with translation MSNLKQKIVPHLWYDKEAKEAALFYASIFPDSKVTNVATIHDTPSGDSDIVTFELWGQKFMAISAGPYFKINPSVSFIVNFDPSRENDASEKINEVWNKLSDGGTPLMPLDKYPFSEKFGWIQDKYGLSWQLMLTNPEGEERHTIVPSLLFVGDQCGKTEEAINFYLSVFKNAKLGHIVRYPNDMEPDKEGTVMFADFNLENQWFAAMDSAHKHKFNFNEAISFMVYCDTQEEIDYYWERLSAVPEAEQCGWLKDKFGLSWQIVPSQMDEMMSKGTPEQQERLTKAFLKMKKFDLTELQKAYKG, from the coding sequence ATGTCAAATTTAAAACAGAAAATTGTTCCGCATTTATGGTATGACAAGGAGGCGAAAGAAGCAGCACTGTTTTATGCTTCCATATTCCCGGACTCAAAAGTTACGAATGTAGCAACCATCCACGACACACCATCAGGCGACTCCGATATCGTGACGTTTGAGCTTTGGGGGCAAAAGTTCATGGCAATCAGTGCAGGCCCTTATTTCAAAATCAATCCATCTGTGTCCTTCATCGTAAATTTTGACCCATCACGAGAAAATGACGCAAGTGAAAAAATAAATGAGGTTTGGAACAAATTGTCCGATGGCGGCACTCCGTTAATGCCACTTGATAAGTATCCGTTTAGTGAGAAATTTGGCTGGATTCAGGATAAATATGGTTTATCCTGGCAATTAATGCTTACCAATCCAGAAGGTGAAGAGCGCCATACAATCGTGCCGTCACTTTTGTTCGTGGGAGATCAATGCGGCAAAACAGAAGAGGCGATTAATTTTTATTTATCAGTATTTAAAAATGCAAAGCTGGGACATATTGTCCGTTACCCTAATGACATGGAACCGGATAAAGAAGGAACAGTTATGTTCGCTGATTTTAACTTAGAAAATCAATGGTTTGCCGCAATGGATAGTGCGCACAAGCATAAATTCAATTTTAACGAGGCAATCTCATTTATGGTGTATTGCGACACTCAAGAAGAGATTGATTACTATTGGGAAAGGCTCTCTGCAGTTCCTGAAGCCGAGCAATGCGGCTGGCTGAAAGATAAGTTTGGCCTATCATGGCAGATTGTACCAAGTCAGATGGACGAAATGATGAGTAAGGGGACACCTGAGCAACAAGAGCGTCTAACGAAAGCTTTTCTTAAAATGAAGAAATTTGATCTTACAGAATTACAGAAGGCTTATAAGGGATAA
- a CDS encoding IS1182 family transposase translates to MFKNYIMNQLVLPLDLEVKLKNNDIAFHVHHLVESIPQEALEPFLRNEGCPAYHPRMMLKIILCAYTQSVFSGRKIEALLKDSIRMMWLAQGHEPSYRTINRFRVQSEVKELIRQCFVQFRCQLVEEKLIDQDAIFIDGTKIEANANKFTFVWKKSIEKYHKALIEKSNELYNELLEKEIIPEIERESEEQLSLEELGQMVQKVDDMVTEYDKKIEASSDVVERKALRSERKYPKQVRKQLLDYILRTQKYQRDFEIFDTRNSYSKTDHDATFMRMKDDYMKNGQLKAGYNVQLATEGQYALAYSLFPNPTDTRTLIPFLDEIEQHYFKLPKHIVADAGYGSEQNYEDILSNRKREALITYNMYLKEQNKKYKQNEFNPDNWQYNEGDDIYICPNQQRLVFKYSSVRTDKTGFKREFKIYDCEDCSGCPFRSSCTKAKEGNNRTLMVNKKWEQQKEYVRAKLSEEKTSAIYRKRKIDVEPVFGFLKANLRFTRFSVRGKSKVENEMGLALMAVNLRKFTANS, encoded by the coding sequence ATGTTTAAAAATTATATCATGAATCAATTAGTTTTGCCTTTAGATTTAGAAGTAAAATTAAAAAATAATGATATTGCCTTCCATGTCCATCATTTAGTTGAAAGTATCCCTCAGGAAGCGTTGGAACCATTTCTTCGAAATGAGGGCTGTCCTGCCTACCATCCACGCATGATGCTTAAAATAATCTTATGTGCCTATACGCAATCTGTCTTCTCAGGGCGCAAAATTGAAGCCCTATTAAAAGACAGTATCCGTATGATGTGGTTGGCTCAGGGGCATGAACCAAGCTACCGTACAATCAACCGATTCCGTGTTCAATCAGAAGTGAAAGAATTAATTCGCCAATGTTTCGTCCAATTCCGTTGCCAATTAGTCGAAGAAAAACTTATCGATCAAGATGCAATTTTTATTGATGGCACAAAGATTGAAGCGAATGCGAATAAGTTTACGTTTGTCTGGAAGAAATCGATTGAGAAATATCACAAAGCATTAATTGAAAAGTCAAATGAACTATACAACGAGCTACTTGAAAAGGAAATCATACCTGAGATTGAACGAGAAAGTGAAGAACAGTTATCGCTTGAGGAACTTGGTCAAATGGTTCAAAAAGTAGATGATATGGTTACCGAGTATGACAAAAAAATAGAAGCATCGTCAGACGTAGTGGAACGAAAGGCGTTAAGGAGTGAGAGGAAATATCCCAAGCAGGTGCGCAAACAGTTGCTTGATTACATCTTGCGAACACAGAAATATCAACGAGATTTCGAAATCTTTGACACACGTAATAGTTATTCAAAAACAGATCACGATGCGACGTTCATGCGCATGAAAGATGATTATATGAAAAATGGTCAATTGAAAGCTGGTTATAATGTACAACTCGCAACCGAAGGTCAATACGCACTTGCCTATAGTTTATTTCCAAATCCGACAGACACACGAACGTTAATCCCGTTCCTGGATGAAATTGAGCAACATTATTTTAAGTTACCAAAGCATATTGTCGCAGATGCAGGTTATGGCAGTGAGCAAAATTATGAAGATATCCTTTCCAATCGTAAACGAGAAGCGCTCATTACATATAACATGTACTTGAAAGAGCAAAATAAAAAATATAAACAAAACGAATTCAATCCAGACAACTGGCAGTATAATGAAGGAGATGATATATACATTTGCCCGAACCAGCAACGCCTTGTATTTAAATATTCTTCTGTACGCACGGATAAAACAGGTTTCAAACGAGAGTTTAAAATCTATGATTGTGAAGACTGTTCGGGATGCCCATTCCGTTCATCATGTACGAAGGCAAAAGAAGGCAATAATCGAACGTTAATGGTGAACAAGAAATGGGAACAACAAAAAGAATATGTGAGAGCGAAGCTTTCAGAAGAAAAAACGAGTGCGATCTATCGAAAACGCAAAATCGATGTGGAGCCAGTTTTTGGATTCTTGAAGGCTAATTTGCGTTTTACTCGATTTTCTGTACGTGGAAAATCGAAGGTTGAAAACGAAATGGGACTAGCGTTAATGGCCGTGAATTTACGAAAATTCACGGCTAACAGCTAA
- a CDS encoding YdbC family protein has protein sequence MANLKYEIKETIGIISEGVKGWNKELNLISWNDREPKYDLRDWDQNHEKMGKGVTLSKEELIQLKKLVNEMDLN, from the coding sequence ATGGCGAATTTAAAATATGAAATAAAAGAAACGATTGGTATTATTTCAGAAGGTGTAAAAGGATGGAATAAGGAACTAAATCTCATCAGTTGGAATGACCGTGAACCGAAATATGATTTACGTGATTGGGACCAAAACCATGAGAAAATGGGCAAAGGAGTTACCCTATCTAAAGAGGAGTTAATTCAGTTAAAGAAATTAGTAAATGAAATGGATTTGAATTAG
- a CDS encoding helix-turn-helix domain-containing protein has product MAIIINIDVMLAKRKMSVTELSERVGITMANLSILKNGKAKAVRFATLEAICKALDCQPGDILEYRSDEETP; this is encoded by the coding sequence ATGGCGATTATAATCAATATTGATGTGATGCTGGCTAAAAGGAAAATGAGTGTAACGGAACTTTCGGAAAGGGTTGGAATCACAATGGCGAACCTTTCTATATTAAAAAATGGAAAGGCTAAGGCGGTTCGATTTGCAACGTTAGAGGCGATTTGTAAGGCTTTAGATTGTCAACCGGGAGATATATTAGAATACCGAAGTGATGAGGAAACACCATAA
- a CDS encoding Dabb family protein translates to MVEHIVLLKFSPHTTKEQKGELIHRTLQLKNKIPGILDIQQGFNFSNRSKGYEIGLTVRFEDKASLDNYGPHPAHQEIVTYLKEIGMEDSIIVDFHLH, encoded by the coding sequence ATGGTAGAACATATTGTTTTACTAAAATTTTCACCTCATACCACGAAGGAACAAAAGGGAGAACTAATTCACAGGACCTTACAGTTAAAAAATAAGATCCCAGGTATTCTCGACATTCAACAGGGCTTTAATTTTTCAAACAGAAGCAAAGGGTATGAAATCGGATTAACGGTAAGATTTGAGGACAAAGCTTCATTGGACAACTATGGTCCCCATCCAGCACACCAGGAGATTGTCACCTATTTGAAGGAGATAGGGATGGAGGATAGTATCATCGTTGACTTTCACCTCCATTAA
- a CDS encoding DUF2975 domain-containing protein, whose amino-acid sequence MKIGSTLFLRMAVFLIGTPVLALGIFGLTWLPKNPANPDYAHILYPIVIGMYVSVIPFFGALVQAFKLLSYIDKNQAFSDLSVKALKNIKICAITISVLYVIILPFVYIVAELDDAPGLIIIGMVPVFASMVIAVFAAVLQRLLKEAIDIKSENDLTV is encoded by the coding sequence ATGAAAATAGGGTCAACATTATTTTTAAGAATGGCTGTTTTTCTTATTGGAACTCCGGTTCTTGCTTTGGGTATCTTCGGGTTAACCTGGTTACCGAAAAATCCAGCAAATCCAGATTATGCCCATATACTATATCCAATCGTAATCGGTATGTATGTATCAGTGATACCGTTTTTCGGAGCATTGGTTCAAGCTTTTAAACTTTTAAGCTATATTGACAAAAACCAAGCTTTCTCTGATTTGTCTGTTAAAGCTCTTAAGAATATCAAAATCTGTGCAATCACAATCAGTGTTTTGTATGTGATAATATTGCCATTTGTTTATATCGTAGCAGAGCTGGACGACGCACCTGGTCTTATCATAATCGGAATGGTTCCTGTCTTTGCTTCAATGGTAATCGCCGTCTTTGCTGCTGTTCTTCAAAGACTTTTAAAAGAAGCGATTGATATAAAATCTGAAAATGACTTAACGGTCTGA
- a CDS encoding alpha/beta fold hydrolase, with protein sequence MAVKSLVNIPVLNLESEKKRWNNIYKVLSEPKPDIESTPRKAVWKKGKSVLWYHAAPEKKYSTPLFLVYSLLNKAYILDISEEGSVVGNLTKQGYDVYLLDWGSPGLEDKDLTLDNYLIDYLKVAVKRALRHSGAKEISLVGYCIGGMLSAMLTSLTDLPIKNLVLAAVPIDYSNAIVPNKWVKALQNGTLNFDRFAEAYEVIPSEFLYAIFMALQGFNIGPTINLVTRANDQKYVDKWRNMDKWMKDAVTFSGAAFKQMMNELYKDNKLVEGEMKIGGQKVDLTNIKCSTLVITSIRDELVLESQSLPIMDLISSEDKTYQHVEAGHVSLCLTGQFAFAIDPWLSARSTRLI encoded by the coding sequence ATGGCGGTTAAATCACTAGTAAATATCCCCGTTCTCAATCTTGAAAGTGAGAAGAAGCGGTGGAATAATATTTATAAAGTTTTGAGCGAACCAAAGCCTGATATTGAATCAACACCTAGAAAAGCGGTTTGGAAAAAAGGTAAGTCTGTTTTGTGGTATCACGCTGCTCCGGAGAAGAAGTATAGTACGCCCTTGTTTTTGGTGTATTCTCTATTAAATAAAGCTTATATTCTCGATATCTCTGAAGAAGGAAGTGTGGTTGGCAATCTTACAAAGCAGGGTTACGATGTCTATTTGTTAGATTGGGGTTCACCGGGCTTGGAGGACAAGGACCTCACTTTAGATAACTACCTTATCGACTATTTGAAAGTTGCGGTAAAACGAGCCTTAAGGCATTCAGGGGCAAAAGAAATTTCTTTGGTAGGGTATTGTATTGGTGGAATGCTTTCGGCAATGCTAACATCACTAACAGATTTACCAATCAAAAATCTCGTCCTTGCCGCGGTTCCAATTGACTACAGCAACGCCATCGTTCCTAATAAATGGGTTAAAGCACTTCAAAACGGCACACTAAATTTTGACCGGTTTGCAGAGGCTTACGAAGTCATTCCATCAGAGTTTTTATATGCAATTTTTATGGCGCTTCAAGGATTCAACATTGGACCAACCATAAATCTGGTCACCCGTGCAAATGATCAAAAGTATGTTGATAAGTGGCGGAATATGGACAAATGGATGAAGGATGCCGTTACATTTTCGGGTGCAGCATTTAAGCAAATGATGAATGAATTATATAAAGATAACAAGCTTGTAGAAGGTGAAATGAAGATTGGCGGTCAGAAAGTGGATTTAACCAATATTAAATGCAGTACATTGGTGATCACATCCATAAGGGATGAATTAGTGTTAGAATCACAAAGCCTACCTATCATGGACCTTATTTCAAGTGAAGATAAAACGTATCAACATGTGGAAGCTGGACATGTGTCCCTTTGCTTAACAGGCCAGTTTGCCTTTGCAATTGATCCGTGGCTGTCGGCCCGTTCTACTAGATTAATATAA
- a CDS encoding diphthine--ammonia ligase: MTEVNDWKNGAHGHKFIASFSGGKDSVLALYKAMKVGEAVGLIVMLEEEGKRSRSHGMPPEIIHAQAASIGLPVYTAAASWTDYETVFMGLLTKAKVQGAEVLVTGDLDIPAHGCWHEKVANNAGLKLGMPLWDMDHLEAAEEFINLGFTTIIVTVNLSLGMREDDLGRTFTHEYVKELEARGIDPCGEGGEFHTTVIDGPIFKNPIPVRKGEIIKNGEYAFLPLELDQI, translated from the coding sequence ATGACAGAAGTAAATGATTGGAAAAATGGTGCCCACGGGCATAAATTTATAGCTTCTTTTAGCGGAGGAAAGGATAGTGTCTTAGCTCTCTATAAAGCTATGAAGGTTGGAGAAGCAGTTGGACTTATTGTTATGCTGGAGGAAGAAGGGAAACGTTCCAGATCTCATGGAATGCCACCGGAGATCATCCATGCCCAGGCTGCCTCGATAGGTTTGCCAGTATATACCGCTGCTGCCAGTTGGACAGATTATGAAACAGTATTTATGGGTTTATTAACAAAAGCTAAAGTCCAAGGAGCAGAAGTGTTGGTAACTGGAGACTTGGATATACCTGCTCATGGCTGTTGGCATGAAAAGGTTGCGAACAATGCTGGTTTAAAACTTGGTATGCCTTTATGGGATATGGATCATCTTGAAGCTGCCGAAGAATTTATTAATCTAGGATTTACAACTATCATTGTAACAGTTAATTTATCATTGGGAATGCGAGAAGACGACTTAGGGCGAACATTTACCCATGAATACGTGAAGGAACTTGAAGCACGTGGTATTGACCCCTGTGGAGAAGGCGGAGAATTTCATACTACCGTCATAGATGGACCCATTTTTAAGAACCCTATTCCAGTTCGTAAGGGAGAGATTATTAAAAACGGAGAATATGCCTTTTTGCCTTTGGAGCTTGATCAGATTTAG
- a CDS encoding BC1872 family protein, giving the protein MNKTDSIARRILGWKLNRWDRWFDYEKGVFIHDLEFQPEHNLEHAMLIVKRLEEFGFTFSTAGESEVCFNNIRAKGETLAQAITNAAYSIIEQHSVANTTRIWSTLC; this is encoded by the coding sequence ATGAACAAAACAGATTCAATTGCACGTAGAATTCTAGGTTGGAAGTTAAATCGGTGGGATCGTTGGTTTGATTATGAAAAGGGTGTTTTCATTCATGATTTGGAATTTCAACCTGAGCATAACCTTGAACATGCGATGTTGATCGTTAAAAGGCTGGAGGAATTCGGGTTTACTTTTTCTACAGCTGGAGAATCTGAAGTCTGCTTCAATAACATTCGCGCAAAGGGTGAAACATTAGCACAAGCCATTACCAATGCAGCCTATTCCATCATTGAACAACACTCCGTCGCCAACACCACTAGAATCTGGAGCACCCTGTGCTAA